The Neobacillus sp. OS1-2 genome includes a window with the following:
- the safA gene encoding SafA/ExsA family spore coat assembly protein produces MKKSFWFSFLFLLSLFCIPSVSFAQQIYTVQPGDTLWKIAVRYQVGITEIIQANQQFKNPNLIYPGQKVNIPELGGVKSIENQVISLTNQERAKNGLKPFVADWELSRVARYKATDMRDKNYFSHTSPTYGSPFDMMKSFGISYRSAAENIAAGQTTPQAVVQSWMNSSGHRANILSSNTRIGVGYATGGSFRYYWVQMFISK; encoded by the coding sequence ATGAAAAAATCTTTTTGGTTTAGTTTTCTGTTCTTACTATCTCTTTTCTGTATTCCAAGCGTCTCGTTTGCCCAACAAATTTATACGGTTCAGCCTGGGGATACACTTTGGAAAATTGCTGTAAGGTATCAGGTCGGAATTACAGAGATTATTCAAGCCAACCAGCAATTTAAAAATCCTAACTTGATCTATCCGGGTCAAAAGGTAAACATTCCTGAATTAGGCGGAGTGAAATCGATTGAAAATCAGGTTATTTCGCTGACCAATCAGGAGCGGGCGAAAAATGGCTTGAAACCATTCGTGGCAGACTGGGAGCTTTCCAGGGTGGCTCGCTATAAGGCAACGGACATGAGGGATAAAAATTATTTCTCTCATACAAGCCCAACCTATGGCAGTCCATTTGATATGATGAAGAGCTTTGGTATTTCCTACCGTTCTGCAGCTGAAAATATTGCAGCCGGTCAAACGACACCACAGGCAGTGGTTCAATCATGGATGAACAGTTCCGGGCATCGCGCGAATATCTTAAGTTCAAATACCCGAATTGGGGTAGGATATGCCACTGGTGGATCGTTTCGTTACTATTGGGTGCAGATGTTTATCTCGAAATAA
- the liaF gene encoding cell wall-active antibiotics response protein LiaF gives MFKNEKNDYIGWLVIVGIVILLLEILFFNRGLIFSLFISGGMIYLGRKKTGRRLGKLLFIGGIIFFVLSIVNMMTFKFLLLAILLHFFIQFLSSKKQPKKISPEIVTPEPAQQDETLIKSEPLFGNIFIGQQKTPDTVYDWKDVNIQTGIGDTIIDLSLTMLPKGETVIFVRNIIGNIQILVPYEIDVSIHHSGVIGSTTVFGNHESKMFNQVFQLKTPSYDQSEQKVKIFTSLVVGNLEVSRI, from the coding sequence ATGTTTAAAAATGAAAAAAACGATTATATTGGATGGCTGGTTATTGTCGGTATTGTCATTCTGCTCCTAGAGATTTTATTTTTTAACAGAGGGCTGATATTCTCTCTTTTTATTTCAGGCGGAATGATTTATCTCGGACGTAAAAAGACGGGAAGAAGATTAGGTAAACTCCTTTTTATCGGCGGGATTATTTTCTTTGTTCTTAGTATCGTCAATATGATGACGTTCAAATTTTTGTTATTAGCGATTTTATTGCACTTTTTCATCCAGTTTTTAAGTTCTAAAAAGCAGCCTAAAAAAATATCACCTGAAATAGTTACACCGGAACCCGCTCAGCAAGACGAAACCTTGATTAAATCGGAGCCGTTGTTTGGCAATATTTTCATTGGGCAACAAAAAACGCCCGATACTGTTTATGACTGGAAGGATGTTAATATTCAGACTGGAATCGGTGATACCATCATTGATCTCAGTCTTACAATGCTGCCCAAGGGGGAAACGGTGATTTTCGTGCGAAATATCATCGGTAATATCCAGATTCTTGTCCCCTATGAAATTGATGTCAGTATCCATCATTCTGGTGTAATTGGCTCGACAACTGTTTTCGGCAATCATGAATCGAAGATGTTTAATCAAGTGTTTCAGTTGAAAACACCTAGTTATGATCAATCTGAACAAAAGGTGAAGATTTTTACTTCACTTGTCGTGGGGAATTTAGAGGTGAGCCGGATATGA
- the efeB gene encoding iron uptake transporter deferrochelatase/peroxidase subunit, giving the protein MTENTNTQNDSVLKGTKISRRDILKTAGVGGVGVILGASGLGGLLSLKEGNAATLDSKGAIPFYGKHQGGITTKTQNHVYFVSLDVTTSKKAELVKLFKDWTKAAALLTEGKAVGELSSNEFLPPKDTGEAAGLSPSNLTITFGVGPSLFVRDNQDRFGLKQKQPKELVDLPKFPLDALEEAWTGGDLCIQACADDLQVAFHAVRNLIRIARGKAALRWAQTGFQRTKQADPKEETPRNLFGFKDGSANPDVKSEKQMNEHVWVQPGDGPNWLVNGSYLVVRRIQMFIEVWDRSTLKEQEKTFGRYRDSGAPLGQKDEFEQLDLEKKTEQGEYSIPVDSHTRQSHGDGSQKILRRAYSYSDGMDVKTGSFDAGLLFLCFQRTPSKQFIPIQNRLAKVDKLNEYTSHRGSAIFACLPGAKQGGFIGETLFH; this is encoded by the coding sequence TTGACAGAGAATACGAACACACAAAATGACTCTGTTCTTAAAGGAACAAAGATATCAAGAAGGGATATCCTTAAAACAGCCGGTGTGGGTGGTGTAGGTGTAATCCTCGGTGCATCAGGACTTGGTGGTTTGCTTTCGCTCAAAGAGGGGAATGCGGCGACACTAGATTCAAAGGGAGCCATACCGTTTTATGGTAAGCATCAAGGTGGAATCACAACAAAGACTCAGAATCATGTATATTTTGTTTCCTTAGATGTGACAACTTCCAAAAAAGCGGAACTAGTGAAACTATTTAAGGATTGGACAAAGGCGGCTGCATTGTTAACAGAAGGAAAGGCTGTTGGAGAGCTTTCAAGCAATGAATTTCTCCCGCCAAAGGATACAGGTGAAGCAGCGGGTTTATCACCATCTAATTTAACGATTACCTTTGGTGTTGGCCCCAGTCTTTTTGTGAGAGACAACCAAGATCGTTTTGGACTAAAACAAAAGCAGCCAAAGGAATTAGTCGATCTTCCTAAATTTCCACTTGATGCATTAGAAGAGGCATGGACTGGCGGTGATTTATGTATTCAAGCATGTGCCGATGATTTGCAGGTGGCTTTCCATGCCGTGAGGAATCTAATTCGGATTGCTCGGGGCAAGGCGGCATTGCGTTGGGCGCAAACAGGCTTCCAACGAACAAAACAAGCGGATCCAAAAGAGGAAACACCGAGGAATTTGTTTGGCTTCAAAGATGGTTCAGCAAACCCGGATGTAAAAAGTGAAAAGCAAATGAATGAACATGTTTGGGTACAGCCTGGGGACGGTCCTAATTGGTTAGTGAACGGCAGTTACCTGGTTGTCCGCCGGATTCAAATGTTTATTGAAGTATGGGATCGGTCAACATTGAAAGAACAAGAGAAAACCTTTGGCCGCTACCGCGATAGCGGAGCGCCGCTTGGACAAAAAGATGAGTTTGAGCAATTGGACTTAGAGAAGAAAACAGAACAAGGTGAATACAGCATACCTGTTGATTCACATACGAGACAATCACATGGAGATGGTTCTCAGAAAATTCTCCGTCGGGCATACTCCTACTCTGATGGGATGGACGTGAAAACAGGCAGCTTTGATGCAGGGCTTTTATTCCTTTGCTTCCAGCGGACACCGAGTAAACAATTTATCCCTATCCAAAATAGGTTAGCTAAAGTGGATAAACTAAATGAATATACATCGCACAGAGGTAGTGCTATTTTTGCATGCCTACCGGGAGCAAAACAAGGTGGATTTATAGGAGAGACCCTTTTTCATTAA
- a CDS encoding DUF1360 domain-containing protein gives MKDLSWMTYIMLILASYRLTHLIVFDKITEFIRRPFMKKVQVKTDNGTETKEVPASMFGYLLKCYWCAGVWSACFLGGAYLLFPKVTFVFILIFSIAGGQSIIETFVGVNIKKVDYYSELGKKD, from the coding sequence ATGAAAGACTTATCATGGATGACCTATATTATGCTAATTTTAGCAAGCTATCGTTTAACCCATTTAATCGTTTTTGATAAAATTACAGAATTCATCCGCAGGCCCTTCATGAAAAAAGTTCAAGTTAAGACGGATAATGGCACGGAAACGAAGGAAGTCCCTGCCTCCATGTTTGGATATCTGTTGAAATGTTATTGGTGTGCCGGTGTGTGGAGTGCTTGTTTTTTGGGCGGTGCTTACCTTCTGTTCCCAAAAGTTACATTTGTGTTTATTTTAATTTTCTCCATTGCCGGTGGTCAATCGATTATTGAGACCTTCGTCGGCGTCAATATAAAGAAAGTCGATTACTATTCAGAACTGGGGAAAAAAGACTAA
- a CDS encoding PspA/IM30 family protein, protein MTNLFTRIKNTITADLHEAMDQKEKKNPIALLNQYLRQCEQETEKVRKLLERQYTLKDEFTREYHQAAELAEKRKFQAEIASKAGETELNQFASAEHQQYADRASRLRASLEQVKEQLGDLERKYEEMKHKLKDMNLRRMELMGRENVTRANLRINQVLDSNTYSDKSYSKFKDIENYLDRLEHQVNSSFYRNTIDSRIAQLEKEMKLEESKSI, encoded by the coding sequence ATGACAAACTTATTTACGCGAATTAAAAATACTATTACAGCTGATCTGCATGAGGCAATGGATCAAAAAGAAAAGAAAAATCCAATTGCACTGCTTAATCAATACCTTCGTCAATGTGAGCAGGAAACAGAGAAGGTAAGAAAGTTATTGGAACGTCAATATACATTGAAGGATGAATTTACGAGAGAATATCATCAAGCTGCGGAATTAGCTGAAAAAAGAAAATTCCAAGCAGAAATTGCTTCTAAAGCAGGGGAAACGGAGCTAAATCAATTCGCTTCAGCGGAACATCAGCAATATGCCGACAGGGCAAGCCGCTTACGTGCATCACTTGAACAGGTAAAAGAGCAGCTTGGGGACTTAGAAAGAAAATATGAAGAAATGAAGCACAAGCTAAAAGATATGAACCTAAGACGGATGGAATTAATGGGCCGTGAAAATGTAACCCGTGCGAACCTTCGTATCAACCAAGTGCTTGATTCCAATACGTATTCAGATAAATCCTACTCAAAATTTAAGGACATTGAAAACTATTTGGATCGCTTAGAGCATCAAGTGAACAGCTCCTTCTACCGCAACACAATCGATTCACGAATTGCTCAACTAGAAAAAGAAATGAAATTGGAAGAAAGCAAGTCCATTTAA
- a CDS encoding flagellar basal body rod protein, protein MKKFGLLVAGGIAAVILLSTIGPMVGLLVSLVLLYFIFKQFLKTTSIGGKIGLGIVGFIVLMASIHNVPAIIGVAAAYVLFLVYKKWNENKHTKMKEESDPFINFEKQWNELKN, encoded by the coding sequence ATGAAAAAATTTGGTTTATTGGTTGCCGGGGGGATCGCAGCTGTCATCTTACTTTCAACAATTGGTCCAATGGTGGGGTTACTTGTCAGCCTAGTGCTCCTGTACTTCATCTTCAAACAATTTTTAAAAACTACATCTATAGGTGGAAAAATTGGTCTTGGGATCGTCGGTTTCATTGTCCTCATGGCCTCCATCCATAACGTCCCGGCCATCATTGGCGTGGCAGCAGCCTATGTGCTTTTCCTTGTATATAAAAAATGGAATGAGAACAAACACACGAAAATGAAAGAAGAATCTGACCCATTTATCAATTTTGAAAAACAATGGAATGAATTAAAAAATTAA
- a CDS encoding sensor histidine kinase: MSTTGRQIVWSVGFSFLIAIIIGAVFIFVFPLHTWSELWNKHFMDIPIVIFVPAFSIAIGILLGGAQGFFWRKQFLSIEHSLHQLEEGRSLEMKEKPPVTEMQVIAERIDKIGKQMSEQAKLSQRLATEKVEDQEARIQEIIEQERNRLARELHDSVSQQLFAASMMMSAINETRGQPENDREAKQLKLVEEMIHQSQLEMRALLLHLRPVALKNKTLQEGIEELLIELSQKVTMDIKWKVEAFPLDKGVEDHLFRILQESVSNTLRHSKAGMLEVLLVKRDDLVILRIVDDGIGFEVNEMKAGSYGMQNMHERAVEVGGTLKVISVKNKGTRLEVKVPVMINGDGDND, from the coding sequence ATGAGTACGACGGGGCGTCAAATTGTCTGGAGTGTCGGTTTCTCCTTCCTCATCGCCATCATCATTGGAGCCGTTTTTATTTTTGTCTTCCCCTTACACACCTGGTCGGAATTATGGAATAAGCATTTCATGGATATTCCAATCGTTATTTTTGTTCCTGCTTTTAGCATCGCGATAGGAATCCTATTAGGTGGGGCGCAAGGCTTTTTTTGGCGAAAACAGTTTCTCAGTATTGAACACTCTTTGCACCAATTAGAAGAAGGTCGTTCGTTGGAAATGAAAGAAAAGCCTCCCGTTACGGAAATGCAAGTGATTGCCGAGCGGATTGATAAAATTGGTAAACAAATGTCAGAACAGGCGAAGCTCTCACAACGATTAGCGACCGAAAAAGTAGAAGACCAGGAAGCAAGAATTCAGGAAATCATCGAACAGGAACGGAATCGTCTTGCACGTGAGCTCCATGATTCTGTAAGCCAGCAATTATTTGCCGCATCCATGATGATGTCTGCGATTAATGAAACGAGGGGGCAGCCTGAAAATGATCGTGAAGCCAAGCAATTGAAGCTGGTAGAAGAGATGATTCATCAATCCCAGCTTGAAATGCGGGCATTGCTTTTACACTTACGTCCGGTCGCCTTAAAGAATAAAACGCTGCAAGAAGGAATTGAAGAGCTTTTAATCGAATTATCTCAAAAGGTAACAATGGATATTAAATGGAAGGTGGAAGCTTTTCCGTTAGATAAAGGGGTAGAAGATCATCTTTTCCGTATTTTGCAAGAGTCCGTCTCAAATACCTTAAGGCATTCCAAGGCAGGTATGCTTGAGGTCCTACTGGTTAAACGGGATGACCTTGTCATCCTAAGGATTGTCGATGACGGAATTGGCTTTGAGGTAAACGAAATGAAAGCGGGTTCCTATGGGATGCAAAATATGCATGAGCGCGCTGTTGAAGTAGGCGGTACATTGAAAGTAATTAGTGTTAAAAATAAAGGAACGAGGCTTGAAGTGAAAGTTCCGGTGATGATTAATGGAGATGGTGATAATGATTAG
- the efeO gene encoding iron uptake system protein EfeO: MKLVKVSGILLLSSSLLFGCSNTDKTATTEKVKETKNTASEVLKGVTDEYREYAIGEVEEFVKATEAFTTAVKNGEIDKAKALYGPARMHYERAEPIAEVFGDLDPKIDAREGDVPEAEWGGYHRIEKGLWMENTTKGYEQYADQLMKDVNLLRAKVDTVEVTPDLLITGAVDLLNEVSTSKVTGEEDRYSHTDLYDFAANVEGAEKIYQLLTPELKKKNEELSKEIQTRFDEIYRLLNQQKNGDAYKLYTELSKEQVKEFSQAIDALAEPLSQIGIVTEAS, translated from the coding sequence ATGAAACTAGTGAAAGTATCTGGAATTTTATTATTATCTAGCAGTCTTTTATTTGGATGTTCAAATACGGATAAAACGGCAACAACAGAAAAGGTAAAAGAAACAAAGAATACAGCATCCGAAGTACTAAAAGGGGTAACAGATGAATACCGTGAATATGCAATAGGGGAAGTTGAAGAGTTCGTAAAAGCAACAGAGGCTTTTACGACTGCAGTAAAAAACGGTGAAATTGATAAAGCGAAGGCGCTTTATGGACCGGCACGAATGCATTATGAGCGTGCAGAACCGATAGCAGAAGTGTTCGGCGACCTTGATCCGAAAATTGATGCCCGGGAAGGTGATGTCCCTGAAGCAGAATGGGGCGGCTACCACCGGATTGAAAAGGGTTTATGGATGGAAAACACAACCAAAGGATATGAGCAATATGCTGACCAGCTGATGAAAGATGTGAATCTATTACGAGCAAAGGTAGATACGGTTGAGGTTACACCGGATTTGTTAATCACGGGGGCAGTGGATCTCTTAAATGAGGTATCCACTTCAAAAGTAACAGGTGAAGAAGATCGCTATTCACATACGGATTTATATGATTTTGCTGCGAATGTAGAAGGGGCAGAAAAGATTTACCAACTATTAACTCCGGAATTAAAGAAAAAGAATGAAGAACTTTCAAAGGAAATTCAAACACGTTTTGATGAGATTTATCGTTTATTAAACCAGCAAAAAAATGGTGATGCCTACAAGCTTTATACCGAATTATCAAAGGAACAAGTGAAGGAGTTTAGCCAGGCGATTGATGCGCTTGCAGAACCGTTGTCACAAATAGGAATTGTTACGGAGGCGTCTTAA